A genomic segment from Deltaproteobacteria bacterium encodes:
- a CDS encoding homoserine kinase codes for MAAFTQLEDRDVRALAAKFHLGAVRDWAPIAAGTVNSNFRIDTARGRFFLRINEGKTEADVRYEADLVDALAAAGVPTPRPLRAGGRPYARHGNQFASAFAWVQGVHRCQAGVTPEDAYRVGAALGRLHRAGAPLAARFDRPGIYTYAHICDRVAAIRAVGAPELADAEAMLADEIAWLDDRADVRAAAPRGVIHGDLFRDNVLWDGRDLAALLDFEQACTGSLTYDLAVAINAWCYGDTFSPALIAAVVAGYHRERPLTAADRDALYVECRAAAMRFAVTRITDIHLRDTTATKDFRRYLERLARWRSLGRSGLARQAGLDLL; via the coding sequence CGATCGCGGCCGGCACGGTCAACAGCAACTTCCGCATCGACACCGCCCGCGGCCGGTTTTTCCTGCGCATCAACGAGGGCAAGACCGAGGCGGACGTCCGCTACGAGGCCGACCTGGTCGACGCGCTCGCCGCCGCCGGGGTGCCGACCCCGCGGCCGCTGCGCGCCGGCGGCCGGCCCTACGCCCGGCACGGCAACCAGTTCGCCAGCGCGTTCGCGTGGGTCCAGGGCGTGCACCGATGCCAGGCCGGCGTCACGCCGGAGGACGCCTATCGGGTCGGCGCCGCCCTCGGCCGGCTGCACCGGGCCGGAGCGCCGCTCGCAGCGCGGTTCGACCGCCCGGGGATCTACACGTACGCCCACATCTGCGACCGGGTCGCCGCGATCCGTGCGGTTGGCGCACCCGAGCTGGCCGACGCCGAGGCGATGCTCGCGGACGAGATCGCGTGGCTCGACGACCGGGCCGACGTGCGCGCCGCCGCACCGCGCGGCGTGATCCACGGCGACCTGTTTCGAGACAACGTGCTGTGGGACGGCCGAGACCTCGCGGCGCTGCTGGACTTCGAGCAGGCGTGCACCGGCTCGCTGACCTACGACCTCGCCGTCGCGATCAACGCGTGGTGTTACGGCGACACATTCTCGCCCGCGCTGATCGCCGCGGTCGTGGCCGGCTACCACCGCGAGCGGCCGCTGACCGCCGCCGACCGCGACGCCCTCTACGTCGAATGCCGGGCGGCCGCGATGCGTTTCGCAGTGACGCGCATCACCGACATCCACCTGCGCGACACCACGGCCACCAAGGACTTCCGACGCTATCTCGAACGGCTCGCGCGCTGGCGATCACTCGGGCGGTCCGGCCTGGCTCGCCAGGCGGGTCTGGACCTGCTCTAG